One genomic segment of Scomber japonicus isolate fScoJap1 chromosome 23, fScoJap1.pri, whole genome shotgun sequence includes these proteins:
- the cdhr5-rs gene encoding cadherin-related family member 5 — MATELGCDWLAASLCLGGSDILAAVKENSPTGEFIANLSVTGDPRASAIRLCLTGNNSDWFFLEGRTIRLNTSSARVLDREVQGPVLIAELTCYEDDVIQSQYRILVQILNENDNRPNFLPETIQPFSVSELTAVDSVVFSVKAVDADGDMIRYTIDQSSPDASFFRIDLPNSGNVVLDKPLDYETRTQLQLLIRAEEANSVEKFNTTANLTVNIEDGDDQYPHFLPCTPVSPGVPVCTNPTYTANITETLQELTLQFSPGPIRAEDGDRGLDAPLVYSILSGDDQGRFDINELSGEITLTRRVDDRHLMPSFTLRVMAAQQDDPLKYSVAVVLVRVLGQNLFPPLFNRTMYKGFIIQSSSPASIVSTYGNQVLLVQVSDRDFSDVRTAAPV, encoded by the exons ATGGCGACTGAGCTGGGCTGTGATTGGCTTGCAGCCAGCCTGTGTCTGGGGGGGTCGGACATCTTGGCGGCGGTGAAGGAGAACAGCCCCACCGGCGAGTTCATCGCTAACCTGAGCGTCACCGGGGACCCCCGAGCCTCCGCCATCCGGCTCTGCCTCACCGGGAACAACTCAGACTGGTTCTTCCTGGAGGGGCGCACCATCCGCCTCAACACCTCCTCCGCCAGAGTCCTGGACCGAGAG GTCCAGGGCCCGGTGCTGATTGCAGAGCTGACGTGTTATGAGGATGATGTCATACAG AGCCAGTACCGGATCCTGGTCCAGATCCTCAACGAGAACGACAACCGACCCAACTTCCTGCCGGAGACGATTCAGCCGTTCAGCGTCAGCGAG CTCACGGCGGTGGACTCGGTGGTGTTCAGCGTGAAGGCCGTCGATGCGGACGGAGACATGATCAGATACACCATCGACCAATCATCA CCGGACGCGTCGTTCTTCAGGATCGATCTACCGAACAGCGGGAACGTGGTCCTGGATAAACCTCTGGACTACGAGACCAGGACCCAGCTGCAGCTGCTGATCCGGGCTGAG GAAGCGAACTCTGTGGAGAAGTTCAACACGACCGCCAACCTGACGGTGAACATCGAGGACGGAGACGACCAGTACCCTCACTTCCTGCCCTGCACACCTGTCTCTCCAGGTGTTCCTGTGTGCACCAACCCCACCTACACCGCCAACATCACCGAGACACTGCAG gagCTGACTCTGCAGTTTTCTCCTGGtccaatcagagcagaggaCGGAGACAGAGGACTGGACGCTCCTCTGGTCTACAGCATCCTGTCAG GTGACGATCAGGGCAGGTTTGACATTAACGAGCTCTCAGGTGAGATCACGTTAACGAGACGCGTGGACGACCGACACCTGATGCCCAGCTTCACCCTCAGAGTCATG GCGGCTCAGCAGGATGACCCTCTGAAGTACAGCGTGGCGGTGGTTCTGGTCCGGGTTCTCGGTCAGAACCTGTTCCCGCCTCTCTTCAACAGAACCATGTATAAAGGTTTCATCATCCAGAGCTCTAGTCCCGCCTCCATCGTCTCCACCTACGGGAACCAGGTGCTGCTCGTCCAGGTGTCGGACCGGGACTTCTCTGACGTAAGAACAGCTGCACCTGTATGA